The Podospora pseudocomata strain CBS 415.72m chromosome 1 map unlocalized CBS415.72m_1, whole genome shotgun sequence genome has a segment encoding these proteins:
- a CDS encoding uncharacterized protein (EggNog:ENOG503P1QF), which translates to MTHGMSAAILIQTLTESFAALADEVQSLIDRKTILEHKLRYAHEQQFQYLADKYAVPDVSETLAKLQIPPDLHLLATATSAVPLPKRGLDGNNQHQIALLIREGRKAAEQLAIAMTDAVQFARSGQDTPLSLGMEGLTATSTVLEKDFTIHGRKGSLACPFSTKLNQNGTPHGHHAEQVDGSQDLAGGTGADPTPHKSTDPICAAMLEDAVPSPTAAAAASKCPIRFLDKHSPEEIAHYVETHKHEIPRSHEVCVRRYQRNEEQIRKLDAKYGNLVSMVEDLSHLHRPMLPPAAGNDKTRVGSTSSNKRVEDWAQTIVAADPDIQDNEMPPTPHDEEGDRENRFDRNFREVRVGESPTRPWGIPVPIQGGLRPQDIPPVRSSSPVPPMRTEAPAVAPEVKAEPKKCPFDHTKMGFKTQMKPHPPTADPNLNVGHNLNTSSLPLKYHQELPSSPPQPPFVSLPKSVKPAAPTSGDKGADQPPQIVYNFNGPVFIGYPMEQAMQLMQQWQQQKQ; encoded by the coding sequence CAGTTTCAATATCTCGCCGACAAGTATGCAGTACCAGACGTGTCCGAGACTCTAGCAAAACTCCAAATACCACCAGATTTACATCTACTCGCGACGGCAACGTCAGCTGTGCCTTTGCCAAAACGTGGACTTGACGGGaacaaccagcaccaaatCGCGCTGCTCATCAGAGAGGGACGCAAAGCCGCAGAGCAGCTTGCTATCGCCATGACCGACGCAGTCCAGTTTGCCAGGTCAGGTCAAGACACTCCGCTGTCGCTAGGAATGGAAGGGTTGACGGCTACCTCAACGGTCCTGGAAAAGGACTTTACCATTCATGGGAGAAAGGGCTCCCTAGCGTGCCCCTTCTCGACCAAGCTGAATCAAAACGGCACGCCTCATGGTCACCACGCTGAGCAGGTCGACGGCTCCCAGGACCTTGCTGGCGGCACCGGTGCTGATCCCACGCCTCACAAGTCAACTGATCCCATATGCGCCGCCATGCTTGAAGATGCCGTGCCCAGTCCCAcggccgccgctgctgcctcCAAATGTCCGATCCGTTTCCTAGACAAGCACTCGCCTGAAGAAATTGCGCACTACGTGGAGACCCACAAGCATGAGATTCCCCGAAGCCATGAGGTCTGCGTCAGGAGGTATCAGCGGAACGAAGAGCAGATAAGAAAGCTCGACGCCAAGTATGGTAACCTCGTGAGCATGGTCGAAGACTTGAGCCACTTGCACCGCCCCATGTTACCTCCTGCTGCCGGGAACGACAAGACCAGGGTGGGCAGCACCTCGTCGAATAAGAGAGTAGAGGACTGGGCCCAGACGATTGTTGCTGCCGATCCTGACATCCAGGATAACGAGATGCCACCGACGCCTcatgacgaggaaggggatCGGGAGAATAGATTCGACCGCAACTTCCGCGAGGTCCGTGTGGGCGAGTCGCCGACTAGACCTTGGGGAATTCCTGTGCCTATCCAAGGCGGCCTGCGACCACAAGATATACCTCCTGTCCGCAGCTCATCGCCGGTCCCTCCGATGAGAACAGAGGCCCCGGCAGTTGCGCCAGAAGTCAAAGCGGAACCTAAGAAGTGTCCCTTTGACCATACCAAGATGGGATTCAAAACCCAAATGAAACCGCATCCTCCGACGGCAGACCCGAATCTCAACGTTGGCCATAATTTGAAcacatcctccttgccgCTTAAGTACCACCAGGAGTTGCCTTCAAGTCCGCCCCAGCCACCGTTTGTCAGCCTCCCCAAGTCTGTCAAACCTGCCGCCCCAACATCGGGCGACAAAGGCGCCGATCAGCCGCCGCAGATTGTGTATAACTTCAACGGGCCGGTGTTCATTGGGTATCCGATGGAACAGGCCATGCAGCTTATGCAACAGTGGCAGCAACAGAAACAATAG
- the TVP38_1 gene encoding Tlg2-vesicle protein (EggNog:ENOG503NVCI; COG:S), with amino-acid sequence MPGEEFPPFGPPSGGGGRIPSPTKNTFNHHHRLSLSTSSSPSPSLTSVPRITSNPTSPNLQNDLWQQQSQSRPPSTSFSSSRRLSTTRRRSNPYSSNPLLDTPQSFLQKATTTAITLSQSTLRLFLSLPRAQQLLVLLALSILFSLGILFLVYSHTIFTSLAPLAASWKQSWLFLIVIFLLTCLTGFPPIIGYSTCVTITGFVYGFPHGWPIAATATVAGSTAAFVTSRGVLKGYVHNLVGKDKRFVALGQVLKKDGVVVLAMIRLCPLPYSLSNGFLATVGSISPVTFAGATALTTPKLLVHIFIGSRLALLAESGDKMTGFDKFVNYASMAVGAAVGMGVAWAVYKKTMQRAEELAGEDLEGGLLPEAGEEEERLVDPDEMDAAAVDVLMDDDDISLWDNDSSGRMGQEQGYRDDVWEDAPELPRGFK; translated from the exons ATGCCAGGCGAAGAATTTCCCCCCTTCGGCCCCCCatcaggaggagggggacgaatcccctccccaaccaaaaacaccttcaaccaccaccatcgcctctccctctcaacctcctcctccccctctccatcactAACCTCCGTCCCGAGAatcacctccaacccaacctcccccaatcTCCAAAACGACCTCTGGCAGCAACAATCCCAATCCcgacccccctccacctccttctcgtcctcccGCCGACTGAGCACCACCCGCCGCCGATCCAACCCctactcctccaaccccctcctcgacacccCCCAGTCCTTCCTCCaaaaagcaacaacaacagcaatcaccctctcccaatccaccctccgcctcttcctctccctcccccgagcccaacaactcctcgtcctcttaGCCCTCTCAATCCTTTTCTCCCTAGGAATCCTCTTCCTAGTCTACTCCCACAcaatcttcacctccctcgcccccctaGCCGCATCCTGGAAACAATCCTGGCTTTTCCTCATCGTAATATTCCTCCTCACATGCCTAACCGGCTTCCCCCCCATAATAGGCTATAGCACCTGCGTCACGATCACCGGTTTTGTCTATGGCTTCCCCCACGGCTGGCCCATCgccgcaacagcaacggTAGCCGGTTCGACTGCCGCTTTCGTCACCTCACGCGGCGTGTTAAAAGGCTATGTCCACAACCTGGTAGGAAAAGACAAACGATTCGTTGCGTTGGGGCAGGTGCTGAAAAaggacggggtggtggtgctggcgaTGATTAGGCTTTGTCCGTTGCCGTACTCGCTGTCGAATGGGTTTTTGGCTACGGTTGGGAGTATTAGTCCGGTTACTTTTGCTGGGGCTACTGCGCTCACGac ACCGAAATTGCTAGTCCACATTTTTATCGGCAGTCGCCTTGCCTTGTTGGCCGAGTCGGGGGATAAAATGACGGGGTTTGACAAGTTTGTGAATTATGCTTCTATGGCGGtgggggcggcggtgggcatGGGGGTTGCGTGGGCGGTTTATAAGAAGACGATGCAGAGGGCCGAGGAGCTTGCGGGAGAGGatctggagggggggttgctgccagaagctggagaagaagaggaaaggTTGGTCGATCcggatgagatggatgcTGCGGCGGTTGATGTgctgatggatgatgatgatattaGCTTGTGGGATAATGATAGttcggggaggatgggacaGGAGCAAGGGTATAGGGATGATGTTTGGGAGGATGCGCCTGAGTTGCCGAGGGGGTTTaagtga
- a CDS encoding uncharacterized protein (EggNog:ENOG503NYVK; COG:L), protein MVSDETYEICLPILQDLTLEDEDKTDKLEEVLREKTTLRDQALENAILDALWRFRDGGGTATSPPSIRQTILRRPSPAPWRGSGTPLSGSPRLGVSPLAPPGFMPTPFSRAKSVTASPFGSPRPSPRLAFAAPVPHSPSLNAYRFNDEPPSQEVFGDYQSDNVDWLVSDDAASVTSSIGNASGLNVAAPEFVSTRQETDMSPYDMLRTILGPTKTDDEISAALAMHGYDLGATVQAIMETQMQDNLALAAQAEEARVTIGRSLTPDNRPSTPGDQQKTGIICKFYLSTGSCLRADCRFSHDLSSHICKYWVAGNCLAGSTCIFSHDPAHLANRLHIDGSDTPPTQHATVNLQDYSSFPALQPGTPEQLPIFAAAGNYPALGVTPPPGFKGHHGYANDRPRSRPGSRHQQKEATQPVPSPDDADAFPSLGAALAKQGKKHHGKRGGHGHGHKENFPPNTLADIVKMSPSPTPSQQSRKMARNGSSTSIRNGENSAAAQAIPNPKHIPWLETGEKANKAYLKARQEAIKHGGLRNKFLQSAAQAWNRNDARAAKALSLRGQSENDLMRRAHREAADQLYKERNKDRANCPEIYVDLHGLHPEEAVEYLEKVLMENISEVRPIYAITGTGHHSKNGKDKVGKAVRSFLNEWRYAYREFSVPGDRNSTGGILGIDARSWDRSLSKDGATHAKKAGGGGEGGEKEDVDILSQGVEIGEGKVKLLVRDTSVAKEPPKGPARR, encoded by the exons CCTACGAGATCTGCCTCCCGATCCTTCAAGACCTTACcctggaagatgaggataAGACCGACAAGCTCGAGGAGGTCTTGAGGGAAAAGACAACGCTGAGGGACCAGGCGCTAGAAAATGCAATATTAGACGCCCTCTGGCGATTTCGAGATGGAGGTGGGACGGCAACATCACCGCCGTCTATACGGCAGACCATCTTGCGGCGTCCCTCACCGGCCCCCTGGCGCGGCTCCGGAACCCCACTGTCGGGCTCACCGCGCTTGGGTGTTAGCCCCCTTGCCCCGCCAGGATTCATGCCGACCCCTTTCAGTCGGGCCAAGTCCGTAACGGCCTCCCCCTTCGGCTCGCCGAGACCGTCTCCGAGGCTGGCCTTTGCCGCTCCCGTGCCTCACAGCCCAAGCTTGAATGCGTACCGTTTCAACGATGAGCCGCCCTCTCAGGAGGTTTTTGGCGACTACCAGTCTGACAATGTGGACTGGCTGGTGAGCGATGATGCCGCCAGTGTAACCTCGTCAATCGGCAACGCCAGTGGCCTGAACGTGGCGGCTCCCGAGTTCGTATCCACGCGCCAGGAGACAGATATGAGCCCGTACGACATGCTGCGCACGATCCTGGGACCTACCAAGACCGATGATGAGATTAGTGCTGCCCTTGCCATGCATGGCTACGATCTTGGTGCCACTGTCCAGGCCATCATGGAGACACAAATGCAAGACAACCTCGCTCTGGCCgcccaggccgaggaggctcGAGTGACTATCGGGAGGTCACTGACTCCCGACAACCGACCGTCGACCCCAGGAGACCAGCAAAAGACGGGTATCATTTGCAAGTTTTATCTGTCCACCGGAAGCTGTCTGCGCGCCGACTGCCGTTTTAGCCATGATTTGAGCAGTCACATTTGCAA ATACTGGGTGGCAGGCAATTGTCTCGCTGGGAGCACTTGTATCTTCTCGCACGACCCGGCACACCTGGCCAACAGGCTCCATATCGATGGGTCGGATACACCTCCTACCCAGCACGCCACGGTTAATCTGCAAGACTACAGCAGCTTCCCAGCGCTGCAGCCCGGCACTCCGGAGCAACTGCCTATATTTGCGGCCGCTGGCAACTATCCGGCCCTCGGTGTTACGCCGCCCCCTGGGTTTAAAGGACACCATGGCTACGCTAACGACCGGCCGCGATCCCGGCCTGGAAGTCGCCATCAGCAAAAGGAGGCAACACAGCCTGTGCCCTCGCCGGATGATGCGGATGCTTTTCCTTCGCTCGGGGCTGCCCTTGCCAAGCAGGGTAAAAAGCACCATGGCAAGAGGGGTGGGCACGGTCACGGTCACAAGGAGAACTTTCCTCCTAACACACTTGCCGATATCGTCAAGATGTCGCCATCCCCTACGCCTTCGCAGCAGTCCCGAAAGATGGCCCGCAATGGTAGTTCGACCAGCATTCGCAACGGCGAGAACAGCGCGGCCGCCCAAGCCATCCCAAATCCCAAGCATATTCCGTGGCTCGAGACGGGCGAGAAAGCCAACAAGGCCTATCTCAAGGCACGCCAGGAGGCTATCAAGCATGGTGGCCTCCGCAACAAGTTTCTCCAAAG TGCTGCTCAAGCCTGGAATCGTAACGATGCCAGAGCCGCCAAGGCACTCAGTCTCCGGGGACAGAGCGAGAACGACCTGATGCGGAGAGCTCACCGCGAGGCAGCCGACCAGCTGTACAAGGAGCGCAACAAGGACCGGGCCAACTGCCCAGAAATCTACGTGGACCTGCACGGGCTGCACCCCGAGGAGGCGGTCGAGTATCTGGAGAAGGTGCTCATGGAGAACATTTCCGAGGTCAGACCAATCTACGCCATCACGGGCACCGGCCACCACAGCAAAAATGGTAAGGACAAGGTTGGCAAGGCGGTCCGGAGCTTTTTGAACGAGTGGCGGTATGCCTACCGGGAGTTTTCTGTGCCGGGCGACCGCAACAGCACGGGCGGCATCTTGGGCATTGACGCGCGGAGCTGGGACCGGAGTCTCTCCAAGGACGGAGCGACGCATGCGAAGaaggctggcggcggtggtgaagggggggagaaggaggatgtggataTTCTTTCGCAGGGTGTCGAGATTGGGGAGGGCAAGGTCAAGCTTCTTGTTAGGGACACGTCGGTTGCCAAGGAGCCACCCAAGGggccggcgaggaggtgA